A window of Actinomycetota bacterium genomic DNA:
TGCATGTCGAGCCTGGCACCGGCGATGGCGTTCGTTGCCGGCATGGGCGTGTGCGCCGGCGCGGGTTACGTGGTCGGCTTCACGATCCTCCAGGAGAACGTCGAGGACGAGCTCCGTGGGCGCATCTTCGCCGCGCTCTACACGCTCGTGCGCCTGTGCCTGATCGTCGCCCTCACCCTGGCACCGCTCCTGTCCGGGCTGCTCAACCGGCTGTCGACGCGCTACTTCGACCGGCAGATCAAAGTGGGCGGGTTCTCCGTCGGCCTCCCGGGTGGTCGTCTCACGCTGTGGCTGGGGTCGATCATCATCATCGTTGCCGGCACGCTCGCCTCCCGGGCGATGCGGGCGCACCTGCGTGAGCGATCTGCACCCACCCGCTCATGAGCGCGCGACGCGGGCGGCTCATCGCCCTCGAAGGGGGCGAGGCGAGCGGAAAATCGACGCAGGCGCGCGTGCTGGCGGCGTCGCTCGGCGCGCTGCTCACCCACGAGCCCGGCGGCACCGAGATCGGCCGGCGCATCCGCGCCGTGGTGCTCGCGCCCGATCTGGGCGACCTCGACGCGCGCGCCGAGGCCCTGTTGATGGCGGCGGACCGGGCCCAGCACGTGGCTGAGGTAGTCGAGCCCGCGCTGGCGCGCGGCACCGACGTCGTCACCGACCGCTTCGCAGGTTCGTCGTTGGCATACCAGGGCTTCGGTCGCGGCCTCGACGTCGAGGAGGTGCGCCGCTTGTCGACGTGGGCGGCGGGCGGGCTGGAGGCCGATCTCGTCGTGCTGCTCGAGGTCCCCCTCGACATCGCCGCCCGGCGCCGGACCGCGGCAGACGATCGCATGGAGGCCGAGGGTGCAGCGTTTCACGCGCGTGTCGCGGACGGCTACCGCGCGCTTGCGGCGGCCCAACCCGACCGGTGGGTGGTGGTCGACGGCGACGGGCCTCCCGGCGACGTGGCGGAGCGCGTGAGCAAGGTCGTCGCCGACAAATTGGGCACGAGACCATGAGCACGAGCGAGGACCGAAGCGCAGCGGAGGACCGCAGCGACCATGAGAAGAGCGCCGCACACTTGTACGACGGTGTGCGGGTGCTGGAGCGCGCGGTGGCGCAACTGCGCGCCGCGGCGCGCGCGCCCGTGCACGCGTACCTCTTCGTCGGGCCGCCCGGGAGCGGCAAGCGGGCGGCCGCGCAGGCGTTCGCCGCGTCGTTGCTGTGCCGCGAGGATGGGTGCGGCGTCTGTCGCGCGTGCACCCTCGCGCTCGCCGCGCACCATCCCGACCTGATCGTTGTCGAGCGGACGGGGCCGTTCATCAGCGTCGATCAGGCGCGCGAGATCGTCCGTCAGGCGTCGCTCAGCCCGGTGGAAGGGGGCCGGAAGGTGCTGCTGCTCGTCGACTTTCACCTCGTGCAGAACGCAGCGCCGATCCTGCTCAAGATCATCGAGGAACCGCCGGCGGGCACGGTGTTCATCATCCTCACCGAGCAGGTGCCGCCCGAGCTCGTCACCATCGCATCGCGCTGCGTGCGCATCGACTTCCGCACGTTGCGTCATGAGGAGATCGTCGAGGCGCTCCTGGCCGAAGGCATCGACGTCGGGCGGGCGAGCGAGATCGCCGACGCGGCGACGGGCCGCCTCGACCGCGCCCGCCTGCTCGCGTCGGACCCCGAGTTCGAGGCGCGCCGGCGCGCGTGGCGTGCGCTGCCGGGGGAGCTCGACGGTACCGGCGCCACCGTCGCACGCCTCGTCGACGAGCTGGGTGCGATGCTCGACTCGGCGGCCGTGGCTCCGCTCGAGGCGCGCCACGCGGCCGAACTCGACGAGCTCGCCGAACGGGTGGAGCGCTATGGCGAGCGGGGGGCGGGTCGACGTCAGATGGAGGAGCGCCACAAGCGTGAGCGACGCCGGCTCCGAACCGACGAGCTGCGCTTCGGGCTCACGACGCTGCAGGCCGGTTATCGCGACGCGCTGGCCGCGGGCCAGGGCGACATGCACGCGTGGCTCGCGGCCGTCGACAGGTTGCATGCCGCGGCGGAGGCGCTCGTACGCAACCCTTCCGAGGCGCTGCTGCTGCAGGCGCTGCTGCTCGACCTCCCGCCGCGGCCCACGGAAGTCGCACCGGCCTGACGAGGCGACTTGCTACCGTGAGTGCTCCGCCCGAGTAGCTCAGCCGGCCAGAGCAGCTCACTCGTAATGAGCAGGTCATCGGT
This region includes:
- the tmk gene encoding dTMP kinase; amino-acid sequence: MSARRGRLIALEGGEASGKSTQARVLAASLGALLTHEPGGTEIGRRIRAVVLAPDLGDLDARAEALLMAADRAQHVAEVVEPALARGTDVVTDRFAGSSLAYQGFGRGLDVEEVRRLSTWAAGGLEADLVVLLEVPLDIAARRRTAADDRMEAEGAAFHARVADGYRALAAAQPDRWVVVDGDGPPGDVAERVSKVVADKLGTRP